In one Pseudomonas sp. R84 genomic region, the following are encoded:
- a CDS encoding alpha-2-macroglobulin has product MTGARMLRICSRIPLLLALLLPLATVNAEDSVEPSGYTPVSGESFFLLADSSFAADEQAMVRLEAPGRDYRRFRMEPYGGADIRVYRIDKPLDFLKRQKNLHRVVSDGQFKGEGLSNTLAYLWDNWYRKSRRVMQRAFSYESRKQVTEEVPELKMGNAIAAPTPYDAQPQFALIPGLPVVSQFRYPLWQAKPIQPPAGVNLAGSSSDVVSVAPGNVYIPLGNLKPGLYLVEALIGKYRATTMVFVSNTVAVSKIAGDELLVWAARKHEGNSVPKVNVLWTDGLGVMSSGATDADGLLRLKHVSPERSFVIGEDEEGGVFVSENFYYDSEIYDTKLYAFTDRPLYRPGDWVSLKIVGREFKNARDSVLPGAADVTVSVLDATGTELQHLDLKLDSKAGTQGRFQLPDNAVAGGYEIRFNYKDQAYSSAFRVAEYIKPHFEISLNLAKQDYRTGEPVKGSLVLLYPDGKPVANAKLTLSLRAQQLSMVDNELQYLGQFPVELTSTELTTDSKGNATLDLPAADKPSRYMLTVFASDGAAYRVKTTKEVLIDRGAASFRVSAPQRFSAVGDKVAFSYANEGGTEQSKAVTPSTYGWVRLEDQSTGEGKLAATDKGFSLAFERPGTYNLTLKDQHGRVLGATGHSVTGDGVKAVPGTVEIVLDKPEYKAGDEALALITFPETVSDALLSLERDKVEDTALLAKGGDWLKLEKLSDTQYRARIPVKDNFAPNLTFSVLYTKGGQYSFQNAGIKVVAPQIDVAINTDKAVYLPGDTVTVDLTTQFAGKAVPAHLTVSVVDEMVYALQPEVAPTIDQFFYHPRRNNVRTSASLSFISYDVALPGSPGAPGKANRSERGVKVLERPRREDIDTAAWQPELLTGADGKTRFTFKMPDSLTRWRITARAIADDGQVGQRKQFVRSEKPLYLKWSGPSKFRKGDQPQLGVFAFSQAEKPVKAELVTHYAGAEQRVPVTLNNGINYLPLPAFALASGEWTAELVQDGKTADSLALRLSATGDGWQVTQTQSLDVASGDTPLSLPADATDIRLRLDDSPQALFRSALDDLLSYPYGGVEQTASRLLPLSIAYPSLASNPQIRDRLRLIMQNSRLRLVQMAGPSASFTWWGYDGEPDAFLTAYAYYADWNASQVLELTLPPEHWQRVLEVYAKQAPNTPLLQRALILSFAKQMHLPVNTLLSGLMDDLAKAGEGNAETLMDDGEDSLVMSDPDSALGLAAARVLTASLATQSKVALPDAFNRQVGAAQQRLSVSSQPFAEALNLSLQPFDQARAQALLQRLLPQQSTLERALALTWLQRSIAQASPTIALTPAEGWKKNYGATGEMYWTWQGATPVPSVLTVSGTQERPLRAALSFQTQQPAVDPMAVTITRRLSRLVPGDEAFTFKLEPVGTKPLSSDSLYLDEVILTSKAPKPLRYGMLEVPLPPGADVERTTWGIKLQGKDGNEPTALEKARFEPGQLAYAVPVDALSGELRLRHLVRFSQKGQFNLPPVRFKQVYAPQHQAQEAKAALGQVTVN; this is encoded by the coding sequence ATGACCGGTGCCCGCATGTTGCGTATCTGCTCGCGAATTCCTTTGCTGCTGGCGCTGTTGCTGCCATTGGCGACCGTTAACGCCGAAGATTCGGTTGAGCCGAGCGGCTATACGCCGGTGTCCGGTGAGAGCTTTTTCCTCCTCGCCGACAGTAGTTTCGCGGCGGACGAGCAGGCGATGGTGCGCCTCGAAGCGCCGGGCCGTGACTACCGTCGTTTTCGCATGGAACCGTACGGCGGCGCCGACATTCGCGTGTATCGCATCGACAAACCGCTGGATTTCCTCAAGCGCCAGAAGAACCTGCACCGCGTGGTCAGCGACGGCCAATTCAAGGGTGAAGGCCTGTCCAACACCCTCGCTTACTTGTGGGACAACTGGTACCGCAAATCCCGTCGGGTGATGCAGCGTGCTTTCTCCTATGAGTCGCGCAAACAGGTCACCGAAGAAGTGCCGGAACTGAAGATGGGCAATGCCATCGCCGCACCGACGCCGTACGACGCGCAACCGCAATTTGCGCTGATTCCGGGTCTACCGGTGGTCAGCCAGTTCCGTTATCCGTTGTGGCAGGCCAAGCCGATTCAGCCGCCGGCCGGGGTCAATCTGGCCGGCTCCTCCAGCGATGTCGTCAGTGTTGCGCCGGGCAACGTTTACATCCCGTTGGGCAATCTGAAGCCGGGTCTGTATCTGGTCGAAGCATTGATCGGCAAGTACCGCGCGACCACCATGGTTTTCGTTTCCAACACCGTCGCAGTGAGCAAGATTGCCGGCGACGAATTGCTGGTCTGGGCCGCGCGCAAACACGAAGGCAATTCGGTACCGAAGGTCAATGTGCTGTGGACTGACGGCCTCGGCGTGATGAGCAGTGGCGCGACTGATGCCGATGGCTTGCTACGCCTGAAACACGTCAGCCCGGAGCGTTCGTTCGTCATCGGCGAGGATGAAGAGGGCGGCGTCTTTGTTTCTGAAAACTTCTATTACGACAGCGAAATCTACGACACCAAACTGTATGCCTTCACCGATCGGCCGCTGTATCGCCCGGGTGATTGGGTGTCGCTGAAAATCGTCGGTCGTGAGTTCAAGAACGCGCGGGATTCGGTGTTGCCGGGCGCGGCGGATGTCACGGTCAGCGTGCTCGACGCCACCGGCACCGAGCTGCAACATCTTGACCTGAAACTCGATTCGAAGGCCGGTACTCAGGGCCGTTTCCAGTTGCCGGACAACGCGGTGGCGGGCGGTTACGAGATTCGGTTCAACTATAAGGATCAGGCCTACAGCAGCGCCTTCCGTGTGGCCGAATACATCAAACCGCATTTTGAAATTTCGCTGAACCTGGCCAAGCAGGATTACCGCACCGGCGAGCCGGTCAAAGGCAGTCTGGTGTTGCTCTATCCGGACGGCAAACCGGTGGCCAACGCCAAACTGACCCTGAGCCTGCGCGCTCAACAACTGTCGATGGTCGACAACGAGCTGCAATACCTCGGGCAATTCCCGGTGGAACTGACCAGCACCGAACTGACCACCGACAGCAAAGGCAACGCGACCCTCGACCTGCCGGCCGCCGACAAGCCGAGCCGCTACATGCTCACCGTGTTTGCCAGCGATGGCGCGGCGTATCGGGTCAAGACCACCAAGGAAGTCCTCATCGACCGTGGCGCCGCGAGCTTCCGCGTTAGCGCGCCGCAACGCTTCAGTGCAGTCGGCGACAAGGTTGCGTTCAGCTACGCCAACGAGGGCGGCACCGAGCAAAGCAAAGCGGTGACGCCGAGCACGTATGGCTGGGTGCGTCTGGAAGACCAGAGCACCGGTGAAGGCAAACTCGCAGCGACGGATAAAGGCTTCAGTCTCGCTTTCGAGCGTCCGGGTACTTACAACCTGACCTTGAAAGATCAACACGGTCGCGTCCTCGGCGCCACCGGTCATTCGGTCACTGGCGATGGCGTCAAAGCAGTGCCGGGCACTGTGGAAATCGTCCTCGACAAGCCTGAGTACAAGGCTGGCGATGAAGCGCTGGCGCTGATCACCTTCCCGGAAACGGTCAGCGATGCATTGCTTTCGCTGGAACGCGACAAGGTCGAAGACACCGCGCTGCTGGCCAAGGGCGGCGACTGGCTGAAACTGGAAAAACTCAGCGACACTCAATACCGCGCGCGTATCCCGGTGAAGGACAACTTTGCACCGAACCTGACCTTCTCCGTGCTCTACACCAAGGGCGGTCAGTACAGCTTTCAGAACGCCGGGATCAAAGTGGTCGCGCCGCAAATCGACGTGGCGATCAACACCGACAAAGCGGTGTATCTGCCGGGCGACACGGTCACGGTTGACCTGACCACGCAGTTCGCCGGCAAAGCCGTTCCGGCGCATCTGACCGTCAGCGTCGTTGACGAAATGGTTTATGCGCTGCAACCGGAAGTCGCGCCGACCATCGACCAGTTCTTCTATCACCCGCGCCGCAACAACGTGCGCACCAGCGCGAGTCTGTCGTTCATCAGTTACGACGTCGCGTTGCCGGGTAGCCCCGGCGCACCGGGTAAAGCCAACCGCAGCGAGCGCGGGGTGAAAGTGCTGGAGCGGCCGCGTCGTGAAGACATCGATACCGCCGCATGGCAGCCAGAGTTGTTGACCGGTGCCGACGGCAAAACCCGCTTCACTTTCAAGATGCCGGACTCGCTGACCCGCTGGCGCATCACCGCCCGCGCGATCGCCGATGACGGTCAGGTCGGACAGAGGAAGCAGTTCGTTCGCTCGGAAAAACCGCTGTATCTGAAGTGGAGCGGCCCGAGCAAATTCCGCAAAGGCGATCAGCCGCAACTCGGTGTGTTCGCGTTCAGTCAGGCCGAGAAACCGGTCAAGGCTGAACTGGTCACTCACTACGCAGGCGCTGAACAGCGTGTCCCTGTGACCCTCAACAACGGCATCAACTACCTACCGCTGCCGGCATTCGCCCTGGCTTCCGGCGAGTGGACGGCGGAGCTGGTGCAGGACGGCAAGACTGCCGACTCTCTCGCCTTGCGCCTGAGTGCGACCGGTGACGGCTGGCAAGTGACGCAGACGCAAAGCCTCGATGTCGCCAGTGGTGACACGCCGTTGAGCCTGCCGGCGGATGCCACGGATATTCGCCTGCGTCTGGATGACAGTCCGCAAGCGTTGTTCCGCTCGGCACTCGATGATCTGCTCAGCTATCCGTACGGCGGCGTCGAGCAGACGGCCAGTCGTTTGCTGCCATTGAGCATCGCTTATCCGTCGCTGGCGTCGAATCCGCAGATCCGTGATCGCTTGCGCCTGATCATGCAGAACAGCCGTCTGCGTCTGGTGCAAATGGCCGGGCCATCGGCGAGTTTCACCTGGTGGGGTTACGACGGTGAGCCGGATGCGTTCCTCACCGCTTACGCCTATTACGCCGACTGGAATGCCAGCCAAGTGTTGGAGCTGACCCTGCCGCCGGAGCACTGGCAGCGGGTGCTGGAGGTTTACGCCAAGCAGGCGCCGAACACGCCGTTGCTGCAACGGGCGCTGATTCTGTCGTTCGCCAAGCAGATGCATTTGCCGGTGAACACGTTGCTCAGCGGTTTGATGGACGATCTGGCCAAGGCCGGCGAAGGCAACGCTGAAACGCTGATGGACGATGGCGAAGACAGTCTGGTGATGAGTGATCCGGATTCGGCGCTCGGTCTGGCAGCGGCACGGGTGTTAACCGCCTCTTTGGCCACGCAGTCGAAAGTCGCCTTGCCTGACGCGTTCAATCGTCAGGTGGGCGCTGCACAACAGCGTCTGTCGGTCAGTTCGCAGCCGTTTGCCGAGGCGCTGAACCTGTCGCTGCAACCGTTCGATCAGGCGCGTGCGCAAGCGCTGTTGCAACGACTGTTGCCGCAGCAATCGACCCTCGAACGTGCGCTGGCACTGACCTGGCTGCAACGCAGTATCGCTCAGGCTTCGCCGACCATTGCCTTGACGCCGGCTGAAGGCTGGAAGAAAAACTACGGTGCAACCGGTGAGATGTACTGGACTTGGCAGGGCGCCACTCCGGTGCCGAGCGTGTTGACAGTGTCCGGCACGCAAGAGCGTCCATTGCGCGCGGCGCTGAGCTTCCAGACTCAGCAACCGGCAGTCGATCCAATGGCCGTGACCATCACCCGCCGCCTGTCGCGACTGGTGCCGGGCGATGAAGCGTTCACCTTCAAACTGGAGCCGGTCGGCACCAAGCCGCTGTCCAGCGACAGCCTGTATCTGGACGAAGTGATCCTCACCAGCAAAGCGCCGAAACCACTGCGCTACGGCATGCTCGAAGTGCCACTGCCACCGGGCGCTGATGTTGAGCGCACGACGTGGGGCATCAAGTTGCAGGGCAAGGACGGCAACGAACCGACTGCGCTGGAGAAGGCGCGTTTCGAACCGGGCCAGTTGGCCTACGCGGTGCCGGTCGATGCGCTGAGCGGCGAGTTGCGCCTGCGCCACTTGGTGCGCTTCTCGCAGAAGGGCCAGTTCAACTTGCCGCCGGTGCGTTTCAAGCAGGTCTACGCACCGCAGCATCAGGCCCAGGAAGCGAAAGCCGCCCTCGGTCAGGTCACGGTCAACTGA
- a CDS encoding DUF1175 family protein codes for MTTLIRSLGLLALLLSAGARAVETPALDPAQSQVFRAWFVRIAQEQLSQGPSPRWYQQDCAGLVRFAANEALKVHDDKWLRSNGLSNRYLPPELSLSDEQRKLAQQWQQGGGKVGPYVNAIKLIQFNSHLVSRDVSQARPGDLMFFDQGDDQHLMIWMGRYIAYHTGTTTPTDNGMRSASLQQLMTWKDTRWIPDAANPNFIGVYRLNFLSQ; via the coding sequence GTGACGACACTGATCCGCAGCCTCGGCCTGCTCGCGCTGTTACTCAGCGCGGGCGCCCGCGCCGTTGAAACGCCGGCACTGGATCCGGCGCAATCCCAGGTGTTTCGCGCCTGGTTCGTGCGTATTGCCCAAGAGCAACTGAGCCAAGGCCCGAGCCCGCGCTGGTATCAGCAAGACTGTGCCGGGCTGGTGCGTTTTGCCGCCAACGAAGCGCTGAAAGTCCACGACGACAAATGGCTGCGTAGCAATGGCCTGTCCAATCGTTATCTGCCGCCGGAGCTTTCGCTCAGTGATGAGCAACGCAAGCTCGCCCAGCAATGGCAGCAGGGCGGTGGCAAGGTCGGGCCGTACGTCAACGCGATCAAATTGATTCAGTTCAACAGCCACCTGGTCAGCCGCGATGTGTCGCAAGCACGGCCCGGTGATCTGATGTTTTTCGATCAGGGCGACGACCAGCACCTGATGATCTGGATGGGCCGCTACATCGCCTATCACACCGGCACCACTACTCCCACAGACAACGGCATGCGTTCGGCAAGCCTGCAGCAACTCATGACATGGAAGGACACCCGATGGATACCCGACGCAGCCAACCCCAACTTCATCGGCGTCTATCGACTGAACTTTCTCTCCCAATGA
- a CDS encoding DUF2138 domain-containing protein translates to MSDNTVTPAADTPAAKPSRRWPLLLAGLCLVAGVAGGFGWLLLKPKAPPAELASDKLGLSRPDALLETRSLSQLPKDLLTVPFLKATLTEDFVFYYETHADRLGLIGSLRRIIYEHDLKLQDSLIEQLFDQPADVALWRGADGRLKDFLLVMDRGGLAKLLEPLAKVALDDTQLSQMGELKVGGDSVPLYQLTYNASKALLFASHGDKLVVLSNPAKYYDPESGVSEESGHVSPQALAALLNGEKLFPEAFGLPAKAPETKQRLSVNSSVLAMGYQRFIPNFAGLRFDMDDKGWHSYLAMDELDNQPDFDFKPVWQAMPLGASACVTLPVAAEPQKPLLVKLGAEEAVAQTLTEHVAGAAGLCWYADSRLYTPLLVASLKDEDSSKLDGDLGKLFGSMVGAFEANVDENVFPVVEKQEGQSHVWQRQVSSNFGPYAAKTAENPDAISGKAFMKVSLARHGSTLLFSLDDKLVDKALGTLDKRFPPMADVLPKDVLMPIYFGPDSMAQLMQQETLDSLPQDMEPVFYNAAQTYLIPKLRTLGGYGKYALTLPEGSEPDGHWQWLPLEWKAL, encoded by the coding sequence ATGAGCGATAACACTGTTACTCCGGCTGCCGACACGCCAGCGGCCAAACCTTCGCGGCGCTGGCCTTTGCTCCTGGCCGGGTTATGCCTGGTGGCCGGCGTGGCGGGTGGTTTTGGCTGGCTGCTGCTCAAGCCCAAGGCACCGCCGGCGGAATTGGCCAGTGACAAGCTTGGCCTGAGCCGTCCGGACGCGTTGCTGGAGACCCGCTCGCTGAGTCAGTTGCCCAAGGACCTGCTGACGGTGCCGTTCCTCAAGGCCACGCTCACCGAGGATTTCGTCTTCTATTACGAGACCCATGCTGATCGCCTCGGCTTGATCGGCAGTCTGCGCCGGATCATCTACGAGCATGACCTGAAACTGCAGGACAGCCTGATCGAGCAACTTTTCGATCAGCCAGCCGACGTTGCGCTGTGGCGTGGCGCGGATGGGCGCTTGAAAGATTTCCTGCTGGTGATGGACCGTGGTGGGCTGGCGAAACTGCTCGAGCCGCTGGCGAAAGTAGCGCTGGATGACACGCAGCTCAGTCAGATGGGCGAACTCAAAGTCGGCGGCGATAGCGTGCCGCTGTATCAGTTGACCTATAACGCCAGCAAAGCCCTGTTGTTCGCCTCTCACGGCGACAAACTGGTGGTGCTGTCAAATCCGGCCAAGTATTACGACCCCGAAAGCGGCGTCTCCGAAGAATCGGGCCATGTCTCGCCACAAGCGCTGGCGGCGCTGCTCAATGGCGAAAAACTGTTCCCCGAAGCGTTCGGTCTGCCAGCGAAAGCCCCGGAAACCAAGCAACGCCTGTCGGTCAACTCCAGCGTTCTGGCCATGGGTTATCAACGTTTCATCCCGAACTTCGCCGGGCTGCGCTTCGACATGGACGACAAGGGCTGGCACAGCTACCTCGCCATGGACGAGCTGGACAATCAGCCCGACTTCGATTTCAAACCGGTCTGGCAAGCAATGCCGCTGGGCGCCAGTGCCTGCGTAACCTTGCCGGTCGCGGCCGAACCGCAAAAACCATTGCTGGTAAAACTCGGCGCCGAAGAAGCGGTAGCGCAGACCCTCACCGAACATGTGGCCGGCGCGGCAGGCCTGTGCTGGTACGCCGATTCGCGTTTGTACACGCCATTGTTGGTGGCCAGTCTGAAAGACGAGGACAGCAGCAAACTCGATGGCGACCTCGGCAAACTGTTTGGCTCGATGGTCGGCGCGTTCGAGGCCAACGTCGACGAAAACGTGTTCCCGGTGGTCGAGAAGCAGGAAGGCCAGAGCCACGTCTGGCAGCGTCAGGTCAGTTCCAACTTCGGCCCTTATGCGGCGAAGACTGCCGAGAACCCGGACGCAATCAGCGGCAAGGCGTTCATGAAAGTCAGCCTCGCCCGTCACGGCTCGACACTGCTGTTTTCCCTCGACGACAAACTGGTCGACAAGGCCCTCGGCACCCTCGATAAGCGCTTCCCGCCAATGGCCGACGTGCTGCCCAAAGATGTGCTGATGCCGATCTACTTCGGCCCGGATTCGATGGCGCAACTGATGCAACAGGAAACCCTCGATAGCCTGCCACAGGACATGGAGCCGGTGTTCTACAACGCCGCGCAAACCTACCTGATTCCGAAACTGCGTACCCTCGGCGGCTACGGCAAATATGCCCTGACTTTGCCTGAAGGCAGCGAGCCTGACGGCCACTGGCAGTGGCTGCCGCTGGAGTGGAAAGCGCTGTGA
- a CDS encoding DUF2135 domain-containing protein — protein sequence MRSFLWLLIGLACAPALLAAPTAELSEPVGGWRYQGLLDRTENPQVAYPTPPIDRGIQRNRTMIQGQLKAIGHMRPPHSLAVNGNPLNLYTDDQGRFARPYAFGAGSNSVEVISAEGQSLKRVQFYEANNLRTPARIRLVLGWDDPKAELDLHIVTPDGQHAFWAQPALSNGGGLDPDGVDGPGPEMFTMTAPLHGTYLVYVNYWGNFGNGGYNFEETSNQNEVITSQITLVLNENTVDEKRETFIVPLRAIGDLLLVKTFNY from the coding sequence ATGCGTTCATTTCTTTGGCTGCTGATCGGCCTGGCCTGCGCGCCCGCGCTGCTGGCCGCGCCGACGGCCGAGCTGTCGGAGCCGGTCGGCGGCTGGCGCTATCAGGGCTTGCTCGACCGCACGGAAAACCCGCAAGTCGCCTACCCGACGCCGCCGATCGATCGCGGCATCCAGCGCAATCGCACGATGATCCAGGGCCAGCTCAAGGCCATCGGCCATATGCGCCCGCCGCACAGTCTCGCCGTAAATGGCAATCCACTGAATCTGTACACCGACGACCAGGGCCGTTTCGCCCGGCCGTACGCGTTCGGCGCCGGCTCCAACAGTGTCGAGGTGATCAGCGCCGAGGGCCAGTCGCTCAAGCGCGTGCAATTTTATGAAGCAAACAATTTGCGCACGCCGGCGCGGATTCGTCTTGTCTTGGGCTGGGACGATCCGAAAGCCGAGCTCGATCTGCACATTGTCACGCCGGATGGTCAGCATGCGTTCTGGGCGCAGCCGGCGTTGAGCAATGGCGGTGGTCTGGACCCGGATGGCGTCGATGGCCCCGGTCCGGAAATGTTCACCATGACCGCGCCGCTGCATGGCACTTATCTGGTTTACGTCAACTATTGGGGCAACTTCGGCAACGGCGGCTATAACTTCGAGGAGACCAGCAACCAGAACGAGGTGATCACCTCGCAAATCACGCTGGTGCTCAACGAAAACACCGTCGACGAAAAACGCGAAACGTTCATCGTGCCCCTGCGGGCGATCGGTGATCTGCTGCTGGTCAAGACTTTCAACTATTAA
- a CDS encoding exodeoxyribonuclease VII small subunit, translated as MARKKAALDFEQSLADLQTLVERLENGELSLEDSLTAFEQGIGLTRDCQAALAQAEQKVQVLLERDGELAEEPFDAEQPE; from the coding sequence ATGGCCCGCAAAAAAGCTGCACTGGATTTCGAACAGTCCCTCGCCGACCTGCAAACATTGGTCGAGCGTCTGGAGAACGGTGAATTGTCGCTGGAAGACTCGCTGACCGCTTTCGAGCAGGGCATCGGTCTGACCCGCGATTGCCAGGCAGCGCTGGCGCAGGCCGAGCAGAAGGTGCAAGTGCTGCTGGAGCGCGATGGCGAACTCGCCGAGGAACCCTTCGACGCGGAACAGCCAGAATGA
- the ispA gene encoding (2E,6E)-farnesyl diphosphate synthase, whose protein sequence is MIAAYTATSQTRVNAALETLFNAPLPELARLYEAMRYSVMNGGKRVRPLLAYAACEALGGRAEQANGAACAVELIHAYSLVHDDLPAMDDDDLRRGQPTTHKKFDEACAILAGDGLQSLAFSALLDPRLSDCSSDIRLQMVTALANAAGPAGMVGGQAIDLGSVGLKLDQKALEQMHRHKTGALIEVSVKLGALASGRAEPDELKALQTYAQAIGLAFQVQDDILDVESDTETLGKRQGADIARDKPTYPALLGLDAAKAYALELRDQALHALRPFDAAAEPLRELARYIVERRN, encoded by the coding sequence ATGATTGCGGCGTATACGGCGACCAGCCAGACCCGGGTCAACGCAGCGCTGGAAACCCTTTTCAATGCGCCGCTGCCAGAGTTGGCGCGGCTTTACGAAGCCATGCGCTACAGCGTGATGAACGGCGGCAAACGCGTGCGCCCGCTGCTGGCCTACGCCGCGTGCGAAGCGCTCGGTGGCAGGGCTGAACAGGCCAACGGCGCAGCCTGCGCGGTTGAGCTGATCCACGCTTATTCGCTGGTGCACGACGATTTGCCGGCGATGGACGACGACGATCTGCGTCGCGGCCAGCCGACCACCCACAAGAAATTCGATGAAGCCTGCGCGATTCTGGCCGGCGACGGTTTGCAGAGTCTGGCGTTCAGCGCCCTGCTCGACCCGCGTCTGAGCGATTGCAGCAGTGACATCCGCCTGCAAATGGTCACCGCGCTGGCTAACGCCGCTGGTCCGGCAGGCATGGTCGGCGGTCAAGCCATCGACCTCGGTTCGGTCGGCCTCAAACTCGATCAGAAAGCCCTCGAACAGATGCATCGGCACAAGACCGGCGCGCTGATCGAAGTCAGCGTCAAACTCGGCGCCCTGGCCAGTGGTCGTGCCGAGCCGGATGAACTCAAAGCCCTGCAGACTTATGCACAGGCCATCGGCCTGGCCTTTCAGGTGCAGGACGACATCCTCGACGTCGAAAGCGATACCGAAACCCTCGGCAAACGCCAGGGCGCCGATATCGCTCGGGACAAGCCGACCTACCCGGCGCTGCTCGGTCTCGACGCCGCCAAGGCCTACGCCCTGGAACTGCGCGATCAGGCCCTGCACGCCCTGCGACCGTTTGACGCGGCCGCCGAGCCATTGCGCGAACTGGCCCGGTATATCGTCGAGCGGCGCAACTGA
- the dxs gene encoding 1-deoxy-D-xylulose-5-phosphate synthase: MPTTFHEIPRKRPTTPLLDRANTPDGLRRLGEAELETLADELRLELLYTVGQTGGHFGAGLGVIELTIALHYVFDTPDDRLVWDVGHQAYPHKILTGRRERMESLRQKDGIAAFPRRAESEYDTFGVGHSSTSISAALGMAIAARLQNSDRKAIAVIGDGALTAGMAFEALNHAPEVNANMLVILNDNDMSISRNVGGLSNYLAKILSSRTYASMREGSKKVLSRLPGAWEIARRTEEYAKGMLVPGTLFEELGWNYIGPIDGHDLPTLIATLRNMRDLKGPQFLHIVTKKGKGFAPAEVDPIGYHAITKLEPLDAPAAAPKQASGPKYSAVFGEWLCDMAAADPRLVGITPAMKEGSDLVAFSERFPLRYFDVAIAEQHAVTFAAGMACEGAKPVVAIYSTFLQRGYDQLVHDVAVQNLDVLFAIDRAGLVGEDGPTHAGSFDLSYLRCIPGMVIMTPSDENELRKMLTTGHLYNGPAAVRYPRGSGPNATIEKDLEPIEIGKGIVRRQGSKVALLVFGVQLTEALKVAEKLDATVVDMRFVKPLDEELVRETADSHELLVTIEENAIMGGAGGAVSEFLARENILKSMLHLGLPDIYVEHAKPAQMLAECGLDEAGIEASIRQRLALLDK, encoded by the coding sequence ATGCCCACGACGTTTCATGAGATTCCCCGCAAGCGCCCGACCACGCCCCTGCTCGACCGCGCGAACACGCCGGACGGCCTGCGCCGGTTAGGCGAAGCCGAGCTGGAAACCCTGGCCGATGAGTTGCGCCTGGAATTGCTCTACACGGTCGGTCAGACCGGTGGGCATTTCGGTGCCGGCCTGGGCGTGATCGAGCTGACCATCGCGTTGCATTACGTCTTCGACACGCCGGATGACCGGTTGGTGTGGGACGTGGGTCATCAGGCGTATCCGCACAAGATCCTTACCGGTCGCCGTGAGCGCATGGAATCGCTACGCCAGAAGGACGGCATTGCTGCCTTCCCGCGTCGCGCCGAGAGCGAGTACGACACCTTTGGCGTCGGCCACTCCAGCACCTCGATCAGCGCTGCGCTGGGCATGGCCATTGCCGCCCGCCTGCAGAACAGCGACCGCAAGGCAATCGCAGTGATCGGCGACGGTGCGTTGACCGCCGGCATGGCTTTCGAGGCGCTGAACCATGCGCCGGAAGTCAACGCCAACATGCTGGTGATCCTCAACGACAACGACATGTCGATCTCGCGCAACGTCGGCGGTCTGTCGAATTATCTGGCGAAAATCCTTTCCAGCCGCACCTACGCAAGCATGCGAGAGGGCAGCAAGAAAGTCCTGTCGCGCCTGCCCGGCGCCTGGGAAATCGCTCGTCGCACCGAAGAATACGCCAAAGGCATGCTGGTTCCCGGCACGCTGTTCGAAGAGCTGGGCTGGAACTACATCGGCCCGATCGACGGCCACGACTTGCCAACGCTGATCGCCACGCTACGTAACATGCGTGATCTGAAAGGCCCGCAGTTCCTGCACATCGTCACCAAGAAAGGCAAAGGCTTCGCCCCGGCGGAAGTCGACCCCATCGGTTACCACGCCATCACCAAACTCGAACCGCTGGACGCTCCGGCCGCCGCGCCAAAGCAGGCCAGCGGGCCGAAATACTCGGCGGTGTTCGGCGAGTGGCTGTGCGACATGGCGGCGGCTGATCCACGTCTGGTCGGGATTACCCCGGCGATGAAGGAAGGCTCGGACCTGGTGGCGTTCAGCGAACGCTTCCCGCTGCGCTATTTCGACGTGGCGATTGCCGAGCAACATGCGGTGACGTTTGCGGCCGGCATGGCCTGCGAAGGCGCGAAACCGGTCGTGGCGATCTACTCGACATTCTTGCAGCGCGGTTATGACCAACTGGTGCATGACGTGGCGGTGCAAAATCTCGATGTGCTGTTCGCCATCGACCGTGCAGGTTTAGTCGGCGAAGACGGCCCGACCCACGCTGGCAGCTTCGATCTGTCGTACCTGCGCTGCATCCCGGGCATGGTCATCATGACCCCGAGCGATGAAAACGAACTGCGCAAGATGCTCACTACCGGCCACCTGTACAACGGCCCGGCGGCAGTGCGTTATCCGCGCGGCAGCGGTCCGAATGCGACCATTGAGAAAGACCTCGAGCCGATCGAAATCGGCAAGGGCATCGTCCGTCGCCAGGGCAGCAAAGTCGCCCTGCTGGTATTTGGTGTGCAACTAACCGAAGCGCTGAAAGTTGCCGAGAAGCTGGATGCCACCGTGGTCGACATGCGTTTCGTCAAACCGCTCGACGAAGAGCTGGTGCGCGAGACTGCCGACAGCCACGAATTGCTGGTGACCATCGAAGAGAACGCGATCATGGGCGGCGCTGGTGGCGCGGTCAGCGAGTTCCTCGCGCGCGAGAACATTCTCAAGTCGATGCTGCATCTGGGCTTGCCGGATATCTACG